A genomic segment from Desulfonatronum lacustre DSM 10312 encodes:
- the rpoN gene encoding RNA polymerase factor sigma-54: MALELRQQLKLTQQLVMTPQLQQAIKLLQLSRLELVESIQQELLENPVLEIAPEGIDETVETPIKDPAEDRFQSVNVEEPRQLHDSEWQDYLGEFSSISRQIQGRDWEVPEEGMSFEARLAGKSTLIGHLSWQLRLSALSERELAVSEVILGNLDAVGYLCESIEDIAAMAGCETEEAERILRIMQRLDPVGVCARNLRECLLVQMDELGLDDPILVSLVKDHLEELEKRRYKPLAKKFKLSMEEIKHYLDCIQRLDPMPGKSFGSDDPQFTSPDVYILQHGGDFIVVLNEDEIPGLMVNEAYAKELSVHDKGTRDYIQEKVRSAHWLMKSLYQRQRTLHKVAESIVRFQIDFFRHGVTHLKPMILKDVALDINMHESTVSRITTSKYMSTPHGTYELKFFFNSALGMDDGSEAGSESVKAEIKKLISEEDPKRPLSDELISQLLKKSLGVNIARRTVAKYRMALNIESSSKRKAIF, encoded by the coding sequence ATGGCTCTTGAACTGCGCCAGCAACTGAAGTTGACGCAGCAGTTGGTGATGACCCCCCAACTGCAACAAGCCATCAAGCTGCTTCAGCTTTCCAGGCTGGAGCTGGTGGAAAGCATCCAGCAGGAATTGCTGGAGAATCCCGTATTGGAGATCGCGCCGGAAGGCATCGATGAGACGGTGGAGACCCCGATAAAAGACCCTGCCGAGGATCGGTTCCAGTCCGTCAACGTCGAGGAGCCCCGGCAGCTTCACGATTCGGAGTGGCAGGACTACCTGGGAGAATTTTCCAGCATCAGTCGACAGATCCAGGGCCGGGACTGGGAAGTCCCGGAAGAGGGCATGAGTTTCGAGGCCCGGCTGGCCGGCAAGTCCACGCTGATCGGCCATCTTTCCTGGCAGTTGCGGCTTTCGGCCTTGTCGGAGCGGGAATTGGCCGTCAGCGAGGTGATCCTTGGCAACCTGGATGCCGTGGGGTATCTTTGCGAATCCATTGAGGACATCGCCGCCATGGCCGGCTGCGAGACGGAGGAGGCGGAGCGGATCCTGCGGATCATGCAACGCCTGGACCCCGTGGGGGTCTGCGCTAGGAACCTGCGGGAGTGCCTGCTGGTCCAGATGGACGAACTGGGGCTGGACGACCCGATTCTGGTCTCCCTGGTCAAGGATCATCTGGAGGAGCTGGAAAAACGTCGCTACAAGCCGTTGGCCAAGAAGTTCAAGCTCTCCATGGAGGAAATCAAACACTACCTGGACTGCATCCAGCGCCTGGACCCCATGCCCGGCAAGAGCTTCGGCTCCGATGATCCTCAGTTCACCAGCCCGGACGTTTACATCCTCCAGCACGGCGGCGATTTCATCGTGGTTCTGAACGAGGACGAGATACCGGGTTTGATGGTCAATGAGGCCTACGCCAAGGAGCTGTCCGTTCACGACAAGGGGACCAGGGACTACATTCAGGAAAAGGTCCGATCCGCTCACTGGTTGATGAAAAGCCTGTACCAGCGCCAGCGGACCCTGCACAAGGTCGCCGAAAGCATCGTCCGGTTCCAGATTGATTTTTTTCGCCATGGGGTGACGCATCTGAAGCCGATGATCCTCAAGGATGTGGCCCTGGACATCAACATGCACGAGTCCACGGTCAGCCGGATCACGACCAGCAAATACATGAGCACGCCCCATGGAACGTATGAACTGAAATTTTTCTTCAACAGCGCCCTGGGTATGGACGACGGGTCGGAGGCCGGCTCGGAAAGCGTCAAGGCGGAGATCAAGAAGCTGATTTCCGAAGAGGACCCCAAGCGTCCGCTCAGCGACGAACTGATCTCGCAACTTTTGAAAAAGTCCCTGGGCGTGAACATCGCCCGCCGTACCGTGGCCAAGTACCGCATGGCGTTGAACATCGAGTCGTCTTCCAAGCGCAAGGCCATTTTTTAG
- the lptB gene encoding LPS export ABC transporter ATP-binding protein produces MKALLSGKSLRKSFGQKEVVRDISIRVEQGEIVGLLGPNGAGKTTTFYMLVGVIKPTSGVVDLDGKRITTWPLHERARLGLSYLPQESSVFKKLTVMQNLRIILEYTDFTPAMQRRKAEALLEELGISKLADQKAMFLSGGERRRLEIARALIRNPKFMLLDEPFAGIDPLAVDDIQEIVMSLKERGIGVLISDHNVRETLKICDRASIVFEGRAIFEGSPEAIVADSIARKVYLGEDFCL; encoded by the coding sequence GTGAAGGCCCTTCTCTCCGGCAAGAGTCTGCGCAAAAGCTTCGGCCAGAAAGAGGTGGTCCGGGATATTTCCATCCGGGTCGAGCAGGGGGAGATCGTCGGCCTTTTAGGTCCCAACGGAGCCGGGAAAACCACCACGTTCTACATGCTGGTCGGGGTGATCAAGCCCACCAGCGGGGTGGTGGACCTGGACGGAAAGCGGATCACCACTTGGCCGCTGCATGAGCGGGCCCGGCTGGGGCTGAGCTACCTGCCCCAGGAGAGTTCGGTCTTCAAAAAGCTGACCGTGATGCAGAATTTGCGGATCATCCTGGAGTACACGGACTTCACCCCGGCCATGCAGCGCAGAAAGGCCGAGGCCCTGCTGGAGGAACTGGGCATCTCCAAACTGGCCGACCAGAAGGCCATGTTTCTCTCCGGCGGGGAGCGCCGCCGTCTGGAAATCGCCCGGGCCCTGATCCGGAATCCGAAATTTATGTTGCTGGACGAACCCTTCGCGGGTATCGACCCCCTGGCCGTGGACGACATCCAGGAGATCGTGATGTCCCTCAAGGAGCGGGGGATCGGTGTGTTGATTTCGGATCACAACGTCCGCGAAACGCTGAAGATTTGCGACAGAGCATCCATCGTCTTCGAAGGACGGGCCATTTTTGAAGGGTCTCCGGAAGCCATCGTGGCCGATTCCATCGCTCGGAAAGTTTACCTCGGTGAGGACTTTTGCTTATGA
- a CDS encoding LptA/OstA family protein, producing METRFSLTWLLRVTFPVVFVALFLFPGWSSSAEEQAIPTRITSERLRYSHRDHQIEFMGDVRVDRPNFQLRSERLVVLLRTLPREARPEGMAPEQDMEAQVDIEQMIAFGQVFLKHEDRVGHGDMATYWVDQSVLRLEGNARVEEGGTRLEGNVITLNVEEREVDVQGRTDRRVEGMFLLPREQGAR from the coding sequence ATGGAAACTCGGTTTTCATTGACCTGGCTTTTGCGGGTCACGTTTCCGGTCGTTTTTGTGGCGCTGTTCCTGTTTCCGGGTTGGAGTTCTTCGGCGGAAGAGCAGGCCATCCCGACGCGGATCACGTCCGAGCGGCTGCGCTACTCCCATCGCGATCACCAGATCGAGTTCATGGGGGACGTGCGGGTGGACAGGCCGAATTTTCAGCTCCGTTCGGAGCGGCTGGTAGTGCTTTTGCGAACCCTTCCCCGGGAGGCTCGACCCGAGGGCATGGCTCCGGAACAGGACATGGAAGCTCAAGTGGACATTGAACAAATGATCGCTTTTGGCCAGGTCTTTCTGAAGCACGAGGACCGTGTCGGCCACGGCGACATGGCCACCTATTGGGTGGACCAGAGCGTCCTGCGTCTGGAAGGCAACGCCCGGGTGGAAGAAGGCGGGACCCGGTTGGAAGGCAACGTGATCACGCTCAATGTTGAAGAAAGAGAGGTGGATGTGCAGGGACGCACCGATCGTCGAGTGGAAGGAATGTTTCTTTTGCCTCGGGAACAGGGGGCGCGGTGA
- a CDS encoding pseudouridine synthase, producing MNSSEEHDSAANTTKVGQAIRLNKALARAGLCSRRAADDLILAGAVMVNGTVAASPGIRVDPAVDHVRVHGREIRLGPVQPSDHLYLVLHKPPGVVTTAHDPQGRKTVLDLLAPDIRGRRPFSVGRLDLLSEGLLLLTTDGELALRMTHPRWEHPKVYHVRVRGRVTPEKLATMLKGMRLAEGDQLAPVRARVIEDRSPRAPDNAVTLEMTLRQGVNRQIRRMCRDLRLHIVRLRRVSQGPIRLGDLPPGAIRPLTGRELKALRASLDLPLDPVLALHREPS from the coding sequence ATGAACAGTTCGGAGGAGCATGATTCGGCGGCGAACACCACGAAGGTCGGACAGGCCATCCGGCTGAACAAGGCCCTGGCCCGGGCCGGGCTCTGTTCCCGCCGGGCCGCGGACGATCTGATTCTGGCCGGAGCGGTCATGGTCAACGGAACCGTGGCCGCCTCGCCGGGAATCCGCGTCGATCCAGCCGTGGACCATGTCCGGGTCCACGGACGCGAGATCCGCCTTGGTCCAGTCCAGCCGTCGGACCACCTCTATCTGGTCCTGCACAAGCCTCCGGGCGTCGTCACCACGGCCCATGACCCTCAAGGCCGCAAGACCGTCCTTGATCTGCTTGCGCCGGACATCCGTGGTCGTCGCCCTTTTTCCGTGGGCAGACTGGACCTACTTTCCGAAGGCCTGCTTCTGCTGACCACGGACGGAGAACTGGCCCTGCGCATGACCCATCCCCGCTGGGAACACCCCAAGGTCTACCATGTCCGCGTTCGTGGCCGGGTCACCCCGGAAAAACTGGCGACCATGCTCAAGGGGATGCGCCTGGCCGAGGGGGACCAACTCGCGCCGGTCCGGGCGCGGGTCATCGAGGACCGCTCACCCCGAGCGCCGGACAACGCCGTGACCCTGGAGATGACCCTCCGCCAGGGGGTTAATCGCCAGATCCGCCGGATGTGCCGCGACCTGCGGCTGCACATCGTCCGCCTGCGACGCGTCTCCCAAGGACCGATCCGTCTGGGCGACCTCCCTCCCGGCGCGATCCGACCCTTGACCGGCCGGGAACTCAAGGCCCTGCGCGCTTCCCTTGACCTCCCTCTTGACCCTGTCCTTGCCCTCCACCGGGAGCCCTCATGA
- a CDS encoding phosphoribosyltransferase family protein translates to MIHLFFCPQMTETALRIHTAHPDRITLGRIDWSYFRDGFPNLRIENAPGLRNRDVAFLSTLTTPAEMFAQLAVLFELPRYAVRSFKLILPYFPTGTMERVEEEGQIATAATLARLLSDIPLTMSGPAQIVIYDIHALQERFYFSDSVIPRLETAIPLLKDRVRDEPDLSIAFPDEGAWKRFGRLFPEFPQIVCLKARRGDRRGVLIKEGDPVNRHVLIVDDLIMSGGTLIECKNLLLEKGAARVSAFATHGVFPNCCWHRLEDESFETIWITDSCPEQAEAVHSRPPFQVISLAPDIARIVLEPL, encoded by the coding sequence ATGATCCATCTTTTCTTCTGCCCGCAAATGACCGAAACGGCCCTGCGCATCCACACGGCCCACCCGGATCGGATCACCCTGGGTCGCATCGACTGGTCCTATTTCCGAGACGGCTTTCCCAACCTGCGCATCGAGAACGCGCCCGGGCTGCGCAACCGCGACGTGGCTTTCCTGAGCACCCTGACAACCCCTGCGGAGATGTTCGCCCAACTGGCCGTGCTCTTTGAGCTGCCTCGCTACGCGGTGCGCTCCTTCAAGCTGATCCTGCCCTATTTTCCCACCGGAACCATGGAGCGGGTGGAGGAGGAAGGCCAGATCGCCACGGCGGCCACCCTGGCCCGCCTGCTCTCGGACATTCCTCTGACCATGTCCGGTCCGGCCCAGATCGTGATCTACGATATCCACGCCCTGCAGGAACGATTCTACTTTTCCGACAGCGTAATCCCCAGGCTGGAAACGGCGATCCCTCTGCTCAAGGACCGGGTTCGCGACGAGCCCGACCTGTCCATCGCCTTTCCGGACGAGGGTGCCTGGAAACGCTTCGGTCGCCTGTTTCCGGAATTTCCACAGATCGTCTGTCTCAAAGCCCGCCGGGGTGATCGGCGCGGAGTCCTGATCAAGGAAGGCGACCCGGTGAATCGGCACGTGCTCATCGTGGACGACCTGATCATGTCCGGCGGAACACTGATCGAATGCAAGAACCTCTTGTTGGAAAAAGGAGCGGCCCGAGTCAGCGCCTTCGCCACACATGGCGTCTTCCCCAATTGTTGCTGGCACCGCCTGGAGGACGAGAGTTTTGAGACGATCTGGATCACGGATTCCTGCCCGGAACAGGCCGAGGCCGTCCACAGCAGGCCGCCGTTCCAGGTCATTTCCCTGGCCCCGGATATTGCCAGAATCGTCCTTGAACCGCTATGA
- the gcvH gene encoding glycine cleavage system protein GcvH gives MIPNDLLYTSSHEWVRVTDQEALIGITDFAQCQLGDITFIELPSMGDTVVQGREMGSIESVKAASELNSPVSGTVVEVNAELDGAPEKINQDPYGAGWMIRVRLSEPPQGLLSPEEYKAIAECSDE, from the coding sequence ATGATTCCCAATGATCTGCTCTACACCTCGTCCCATGAATGGGTCCGCGTCACCGACCAGGAAGCCCTGATCGGCATCACGGATTTCGCCCAGTGCCAGCTTGGCGACATCACCTTCATCGAACTGCCTTCCATGGGCGACACCGTTGTTCAGGGCCGGGAAATGGGGAGCATCGAGTCGGTCAAGGCGGCCAGCGAGTTGAACAGCCCGGTTTCCGGGACCGTCGTCGAAGTCAATGCCGAGTTGGACGGCGCGCCGGAAAAAATCAACCAGGACCCTTACGGCGCGGGCTGGATGATCCGAGTGCGGCTCAGCGAGCCTCCCCAGGGCCTGCTGTCCCCCGAGGAATACAAAGCCATCGCCGAGTGTAGCGACGAGTAG
- the gcvPA gene encoding aminomethyl-transferring glycine dehydrogenase subunit GcvPA: protein MPYIPHTPDEQRRMLDVVGVADMDALFAEIPEALRPKSFDLPEGLGEHEVMRHLETLADKNNTRLVGFLGAGFYDHAIPAAVDFLTSRGEFATAYTPYQPEASQGSLQAIFEYQTAVCRLLDMEYANASVYDGGTALYEAMMMAVRHTKRRKIVVDECVNPIYRRMLDCYTSNLHLEMTVVAHREGGSNLKALSAAVDTDTAAVIVQNPNFFGVLEDFSGLFTHARSQGALNIISVYPLMQAVLKTPGAMGADIATAEGQSLGLPLSFGGPYLGMMACTKALIRQMPGRIVGRTTDSQGRTGYVLTLQAREQHIRRQKATSNICSNQALCALRAITYLCLMGPRGLANTATHCSELAHYAARRLLKLPGARLLSQRPFANEFALVLPKPVYHVIDRLTRRGFLPGFPLGRYYPGLENVLLIACTEKNTREDIGILKELLGGAL, encoded by the coding sequence ATGCCCTACATTCCCCACACCCCGGACGAACAGCGCCGCATGCTGGACGTCGTCGGCGTCGCCGACATGGACGCCCTGTTCGCGGAGATCCCCGAGGCCCTGCGGCCCAAAAGCTTCGACCTGCCGGAAGGTCTCGGCGAGCACGAGGTCATGCGGCACCTGGAAACTCTGGCGGACAAAAACAACACCCGGCTCGTTGGGTTTCTGGGCGCGGGCTTTTACGACCACGCCATTCCCGCCGCGGTGGACTTTCTGACCTCCCGCGGCGAGTTCGCCACGGCCTACACCCCCTACCAGCCGGAGGCCTCCCAGGGGTCGCTCCAGGCCATATTCGAGTACCAGACCGCGGTCTGCCGCCTCCTGGACATGGAGTACGCCAACGCCTCGGTCTACGACGGGGGGACCGCCCTGTACGAGGCCATGATGATGGCCGTGCGCCACACCAAACGCCGCAAGATCGTGGTGGACGAGTGCGTCAACCCCATCTACCGCAGGATGCTGGATTGCTACACGTCCAACCTCCATCTGGAGATGACCGTGGTCGCCCACCGGGAAGGCGGCTCGAACCTGAAAGCCTTGTCCGCGGCGGTGGATACCGATACCGCGGCGGTCATCGTCCAGAACCCGAACTTCTTCGGCGTCCTGGAGGACTTCTCCGGCCTGTTCACCCATGCCCGGTCCCAGGGGGCCCTGAACATCATCTCCGTCTACCCGCTGATGCAGGCCGTCCTGAAGACCCCCGGGGCCATGGGCGCGGACATTGCCACGGCCGAAGGACAGAGCCTGGGCCTGCCCCTAAGTTTCGGCGGGCCGTATCTGGGCATGATGGCCTGCACCAAGGCCCTGATCCGCCAGATGCCCGGCCGGATCGTCGGGCGGACCACCGACTCCCAGGGCCGAACCGGTTACGTCCTGACCCTCCAGGCCCGTGAGCAGCACATTCGCCGCCAAAAAGCCACTTCTAACATCTGCTCCAACCAGGCCCTCTGCGCCCTGCGCGCCATCACCTACCTCTGCCTGATGGGCCCCCGTGGGCTGGCCAACACCGCCACACACTGCTCCGAACTGGCCCACTACGCGGCCAGGCGCCTGCTCAAGCTCCCCGGAGCCAGACTGCTCAGTCAACGCCCGTTCGCCAATGAGTTCGCCCTGGTCCTGCCCAAGCCCGTCTACCACGTCATCGACCGCCTGACCCGACGCGGCTTTTTGCCCGGCTTTCCCCTGGGTCGCTACTACCCAGGCCTGGAAAACGTCCTGCTCATCGCCTGCACGGAAAAAAACACCCGCGAAGACATCGGCATCCTCAAGGAGTTGCTGGGAGGCGCGTTATGA
- the gcvPB gene encoding aminomethyl-transferring glycine dehydrogenase subunit GcvPB gives MKTIFEQSVSGRPGVGLRELKKDLTGLIPQELARDGLPCLPQVGELDVVRHFTRLSRLNFGVDSHFYPLGSCTMKYNPKFMEQAAALPGFSRLHPLVPQFRGAGHFAQGALEVIFETERLLCEITGMAGFTVHPMAGSHGELTGAMIIAAYHKDKGRKRTKVVVPDSAHGTNPASAAIAGFDVISLESRDGIVDPQALEAVLSEDVAAVMMTCPNTLGLFEQHLPRIVELVRSVDALLYYDGANLNAILGKMRVGDAGFDVVHLNLHKTFGTPHGGGGPGSGPVGVCERLVDFLPISRVVKLEDGQFFLDYDYPRSIGYVAPFYGNFGVYLKAYAYILRLGREGLIRVSENAVLAANYLRKRLEEHLEIPFNRICMHEFVASAVRQAAKGVRALDIAKALLDKGHHAPTVYFPLIVKEALMFEPTETESLNTLDQFVDDLIAILEQADQDPAAVQSAPQQTPVSRLDEVKAARNLELTDHCGL, from the coding sequence ATGAAGACCATATTCGAACAATCCGTTTCCGGACGCCCCGGCGTCGGGCTGCGGGAGTTGAAGAAAGACTTGACCGGTTTGATCCCCCAGGAGCTGGCCCGGGACGGACTGCCTTGTCTGCCCCAGGTTGGCGAACTGGACGTGGTTCGCCATTTCACGCGGCTTTCCCGGCTCAATTTCGGCGTGGACAGTCACTTTTACCCCCTGGGCTCCTGCACCATGAAGTACAACCCCAAATTCATGGAACAGGCCGCGGCCCTGCCGGGCTTCAGCCGCCTGCACCCGCTGGTGCCCCAGTTCCGGGGAGCGGGCCATTTCGCCCAGGGCGCACTGGAAGTGATTTTCGAAACCGAACGGCTGCTCTGCGAAATCACGGGCATGGCCGGTTTCACGGTCCACCCCATGGCCGGGTCCCACGGCGAGCTGACCGGAGCGATGATCATCGCCGCCTACCACAAGGACAAAGGCCGCAAGCGGACCAAGGTCGTGGTCCCGGACTCGGCCCACGGCACCAACCCGGCTTCCGCGGCCATCGCCGGCTTTGACGTGATCAGCCTGGAATCCAGGGACGGGATCGTCGATCCTCAAGCCCTGGAAGCCGTACTCAGCGAGGACGTGGCCGCGGTGATGATGACCTGCCCCAACACCCTGGGCCTGTTCGAGCAGCATCTGCCCCGGATCGTGGAACTGGTCCGCTCCGTGGACGCCCTGCTCTACTACGACGGCGCGAACCTGAACGCCATTCTGGGCAAGATGCGCGTGGGCGACGCGGGTTTCGACGTGGTCCACCTGAACCTGCACAAAACCTTCGGCACCCCGCACGGCGGCGGCGGTCCGGGCTCCGGTCCGGTGGGCGTATGCGAGCGGCTTGTGGACTTTTTGCCGATTTCCCGGGTGGTCAAGCTGGAGGACGGCCAGTTCTTTCTGGATTACGACTACCCCAGATCCATCGGCTACGTGGCCCCGTTCTACGGCAACTTCGGCGTCTACCTGAAAGCCTACGCCTACATTCTGCGTCTGGGCAGGGAGGGGCTGATCCGGGTTTCGGAAAACGCGGTTCTCGCGGCCAATTACCTGCGCAAGCGCCTCGAAGAGCATCTGGAAATCCCGTTCAACCGGATCTGCATGCACGAATTCGTGGCCTCGGCCGTGCGCCAGGCGGCCAAGGGCGTCCGGGCCCTGGACATTGCCAAGGCCCTGCTGGACAAAGGCCATCACGCCCCCACGGTCTATTTTCCCTTGATCGTCAAGGAAGCCCTGATGTTCGAGCCCACGGAAACCGAGTCCCTGAACACCCTGGACCAGTTCGTGGACGACCTGATCGCCATCCTCGAACAGGCCGACCAGGACCCCGCCGCGGTTCAATCCGCGCCCCAACAAACCCCGGTCAGCCGCCTGGACGAAGTCAAGGCCGCCCGCAATCTGGAACTGACGGACCATTGCGGGCTTTGA
- a CDS encoding methyl-accepting chemotaxis protein, translating to MKNIPIGIKLLGGFLTLLVLVCGGLGYIAYDRASRAVVAQVEENIPLMAEDGAKLVRSQLDYHILALEGIANRHVIRSMDWMQQRPALENETVRLNYLGMGVISPNGLARYPDGTTAELSDRAYFQDAMAGRTVFSNVIISRVTNQPVLILATPIRGDRGQVQAVLMARLDATMLSEITDEIGYGAAGYSYIIDDKGALIAHGNRQFVMDQRNFIEEARTDAQFAPLAAMFQRMVRGESGFDAYPFMGTDRFFGFAPIPGTGWSIAVGAMQDDVLAPVYQLRWAVAIASLVFFGVGIIIALLVSRAITGPVSRLMTYADAVAKGDLQARSGIDQKDEIGRLNLSIQAMVQSLIEKMKEAEHQSELARQETEKAQVATREAEEARAQAETAKRDGMLEAATNIEGVVERMTSASEELSAQVEEASRGAEEQTSRTGETATAMEEMNATVLEVAKNASQAAEASDQARTKAGDGAKVVSASVEAINTVQTKAQEMKNNLDHLGRQAEQIGKIMTVIEDIADQTNLLALNAAIEAARAGDAGRGFAVVADEVRKLAEKTMNATKEVGEAISAIQQGTQANIRGMDQSVTAIEDATRLANQSGDALREILALAEQAADQVRSIATAAEQQSATSEEINRGVEDINRISSETSEVMNQSAQAISELARQAVELQEVVQRMKQG from the coding sequence ATGAAAAACATACCTATTGGAATCAAGCTGCTTGGCGGCTTTTTGACCTTGCTGGTCCTGGTCTGCGGCGGGTTGGGGTACATTGCCTACGATCGCGCCTCCCGTGCCGTGGTCGCCCAGGTGGAGGAAAATATTCCGCTGATGGCCGAGGATGGAGCCAAGCTTGTCAGGAGTCAGCTGGATTATCACATTTTGGCTCTGGAAGGCATTGCCAACCGCCATGTGATCCGCTCCATGGACTGGATGCAGCAGCGGCCTGCCCTGGAAAATGAGACCGTCCGATTGAACTATCTGGGAATGGGGGTCATCTCCCCGAACGGCTTGGCCCGCTATCCGGACGGAACCACGGCGGAACTGAGCGACAGAGCGTATTTCCAAGATGCCATGGCAGGCCGGACGGTCTTTTCCAACGTGATTATCAGTCGCGTGACCAATCAACCGGTGTTGATTCTGGCCACGCCCATCAGGGGAGACCGGGGGCAGGTCCAGGCCGTGCTTATGGCCCGCCTGGACGCCACGATGCTCAGCGAGATCACGGACGAGATCGGATACGGGGCGGCGGGGTACTCCTACATCATCGACGACAAGGGGGCCTTGATCGCCCATGGCAACAGGCAGTTCGTGATGGACCAGCGCAACTTCATCGAAGAGGCGCGGACGGATGCCCAGTTCGCCCCGTTGGCGGCCATGTTCCAGCGGATGGTTCGAGGCGAGTCGGGTTTTGATGCGTACCCGTTCATGGGGACGGACCGTTTTTTTGGGTTCGCGCCTATTCCCGGCACCGGTTGGTCCATTGCCGTGGGGGCCATGCAGGACGACGTGCTGGCACCGGTGTATCAGTTGCGTTGGGCCGTGGCCATCGCTTCCCTGGTTTTCTTCGGTGTAGGCATCATTATCGCCCTACTGGTCAGTCGCGCCATCACCGGCCCGGTGAGTCGTCTGATGACGTACGCCGACGCCGTGGCCAAGGGCGACTTGCAGGCTCGGTCCGGCATTGACCAGAAAGACGAAATCGGGCGCTTGAACCTGAGCATTCAGGCCATGGTTCAATCCTTGATCGAAAAAATGAAGGAGGCCGAGCACCAGTCCGAACTGGCCCGACAAGAGACGGAAAAAGCCCAGGTCGCCACGCGAGAGGCCGAGGAAGCCCGAGCCCAGGCCGAGACGGCCAAACGCGACGGCATGCTTGAGGCCGCGACCAATATCGAGGGCGTGGTGGAGCGAATGACTTCCGCCTCGGAGGAATTGTCGGCCCAGGTGGAAGAGGCCAGCCGGGGCGCGGAGGAGCAGACGAGCCGTACCGGGGAAACGGCCACGGCCATGGAGGAGATGAACGCCACGGTGCTGGAAGTGGCCAAGAACGCTTCCCAGGCAGCCGAAGCCTCGGACCAGGCCCGGACCAAGGCCGGGGACGGCGCCAAGGTGGTCAGTGCCTCGGTGGAAGCCATCAACACGGTGCAGACCAAGGCCCAGGAAATGAAGAACAACCTGGATCATCTCGGACGGCAGGCCGAACAGATCGGCAAGATCATGACTGTGATCGAGGACATCGCGGACCAGACCAACCTCCTGGCCCTGAACGCGGCCATTGAGGCGGCACGGGCCGGGGACGCGGGACGTGGATTCGCCGTGGTGGCCGACGAGGTGCGCAAGCTGGCCGAGAAGACCATGAATGCCACCAAGGAAGTGGGCGAAGCCATCTCCGCCATTCAGCAAGGCACCCAGGCCAACATCCGGGGCATGGACCAATCCGTGACCGCCATTGAGGACGCCACCAGACTGGCCAACCAATCCGGGGACGCGCTGCGGGAAATCCTGGCCCTGGCCGAACAGGCCGCGGATCAGGTTCGGTCCATCGCCACGGCAGCGGAACAACAGTCCGCCACCAGCGAGGAAATCAACCGCGGAGTGGAGGATATCAACCGGATTTCCTCGGAAACCAGCGAGGTCATGAACCAGTCGGCCCAGGCCATCTCCGAACTGGCCAGGCAGGCCGTGGAACTGCAAGAGGTGGTACAGCGGATGAAGCAGGGGTGA
- a CDS encoding chemotaxis protein CheW — MQQHESDQKKDSNLLQLVTFHIGEEEFGVEILKVQEIIRMMGITRVPKAPDFVEGVINLRGKVIPIIDLRTRFGMAAQEHDKHTRIIVIEINAVIIGFVVDSVSEVLRIPGNTVEPPPPIISGIESEYIRGVGKLADRLLILLDLDSLLSKGEQSMLKSI; from the coding sequence ATGCAACAACACGAATCGGACCAAAAAAAAGACAGCAATCTCCTGCAACTGGTCACGTTCCACATCGGCGAGGAGGAGTTCGGGGTGGAGATCCTTAAGGTTCAGGAGATCATCCGGATGATGGGCATCACCCGGGTGCCCAAGGCCCCGGATTTCGTGGAAGGCGTGATCAATCTGCGGGGCAAGGTCATTCCTATTATTGACCTGCGGACACGTTTCGGCATGGCCGCCCAGGAGCACGACAAGCACACTCGGATCATCGTCATTGAAATCAACGCCGTCATCATCGGCTTCGTGGTGGACTCGGTGTCCGAGGTGCTGCGCATTCCAGGTAATACGGTGGAACCGCCACCGCCGATTATTTCCGGGATCGAATCGGAATATATCCGGGGGGTGGGAAAGCTGGCGGATCGGTTGCTGATCTTGCTGGATCTGGACAGTCTGTTGAGCAAAGGCGAACAAAGCATGTTGAAGAGCATTTAG
- a CDS encoding response regulator: protein MDGKLILIVDDEPRVRFTLALILKHHGFQVLEADNGLEALRILAKAPEQVQRVDLVVTDIKMPVMDGLELIKILKQSDDPINILVMTGYGDRETMSLLQGMGVCGVLHKPFDGEQLIAAIRPALAES, encoded by the coding sequence ATGGACGGAAAGCTTATCCTCATCGTTGACGATGAGCCCAGGGTTCGTTTCACCTTGGCGCTGATTCTCAAGCATCACGGGTTCCAGGTGCTGGAAGCGGATAACGGCTTGGAAGCTCTGCGGATTTTGGCGAAGGCGCCGGAGCAGGTTCAGAGGGTCGACTTGGTCGTAACCGACATCAAGATGCCCGTCATGGACGGTCTGGAACTCATTAAGATCCTCAAGCAGTCCGATGATCCGATCAATATCTTGGTCATGACCGGATACGGCGACAGGGAAACCATGTCGCTGCTTCAGGGAATGGGAGTGTGCGGCGTGCTCCATAAACCGTTTGACGGCGAACAGTTGATCGCCGCGATTCGTCCGGCCCTGGCGGAGAGTTGA